One genomic region from Ralstonia pickettii DTP0602 encodes:
- a CDS encoding arsenic transporter (K03893: arsB; arsenical pump membrane protein), which yields MSSHSPLLIWSVAALTTAGVLFRPFRLPEAFWAAAGALLLCVTGLLALPDALAAVMRGYDVYLFLAGMMLISELARKTGLFDHVAALAVRQARGSALRLFLLVYGFGTLVTAFMSNDATAVVLTPAVLAATRAARVRHPLPYLYACAFIANAASFVLPISNPANLVIFGERMPPLAAWLASFALPSLAAILATLAALWWTQRDALSEPIEHDVPVPPLSLQAWLTALGIVLTGIALLIASLRGSDLGWPTFAAGVATLLLVCATRRELLAPALREVSWGVLPMVAGLFVLVAALEQTVVIRHLADAVEAASRHGGAGALLAVGAVVTLAGNIANNLPAGLIAASALAAGHASHAVTGAVLVGIDLGPNLSVTGSLATLLWLTALRREGHMISAGQFLRVGAVVMPAAMLPALALLLW from the coding sequence ATGTCCAGCCACAGCCCACTGCTGATCTGGTCGGTCGCCGCGCTGACCACGGCCGGCGTCCTGTTCCGCCCTTTTCGCCTGCCCGAGGCCTTCTGGGCCGCCGCCGGCGCCCTGCTGCTGTGCGTGACCGGCCTGCTGGCGCTGCCCGACGCGCTGGCGGCGGTGATGCGCGGCTATGACGTGTACCTGTTTCTCGCCGGCATGATGCTGATCTCCGAACTGGCCCGCAAGACCGGCCTGTTCGACCACGTCGCCGCACTGGCGGTGCGCCAGGCGCGCGGCTCGGCGCTGCGGCTGTTCCTGCTGGTGTACGGCTTCGGCACGCTGGTGACGGCGTTCATGTCCAACGATGCCACCGCGGTGGTGCTCACGCCGGCGGTGCTCGCCGCCACGCGCGCGGCGCGGGTCCGGCATCCGCTGCCTTACCTGTATGCGTGCGCCTTTATCGCCAACGCGGCCAGCTTCGTGCTGCCGATCTCCAACCCCGCCAACCTGGTGATCTTCGGCGAGCGCATGCCGCCGCTGGCGGCCTGGCTGGCGAGCTTCGCGCTGCCGTCGCTGGCCGCGATCCTGGCTACGCTGGCCGCCCTGTGGTGGACCCAGCGCGATGCGCTGTCGGAGCCGATCGAACACGACGTGCCGGTGCCGCCGCTGTCGCTGCAGGCCTGGCTGACGGCGCTGGGCATCGTGCTGACCGGCATCGCGCTGCTGATCGCCTCGCTGCGCGGCAGCGACCTGGGCTGGCCCACCTTTGCTGCTGGCGTGGCGACGCTGCTGCTGGTCTGCGCCACGCGGCGCGAGCTGCTGGCGCCGGCGCTGCGCGAAGTGTCATGGGGCGTACTGCCGATGGTGGCGGGCTTGTTCGTGCTGGTAGCGGCGCTGGAGCAGACCGTGGTGATCCGCCACCTGGCCGACGCGGTCGAGGCCGCGTCGCGCCACGGCGGGGCCGGCGCGCTGCTGGCGGTGGGCGCGGTGGTGACGCTGGCGGGCAATATCGCCAACAACCTGCCGGCCGGATTGATCGCCGCGTCGGCGCTGGCTGCCGGGCATGCGTCGCATGCCGTCACCGGCGCGGTGCTGGTCGGCATCGACCTTGGCCCCAACCTGTCCGTGACGGGGTCGCTGGCCACGCTGCTGTGGCTGACCGCGCTGCGGCGCGAAGGGCATATGATCAGCGCCGGCCAGTTCCTGCGCGTGGGGGCCGTGGTCATGCCGGCAGCGATGCTGCCGGCGCTGGCGTTGCTGCTCTGGTAA
- a CDS encoding MFS transporter (K08169: yebQ; MFS transporter, DHA2 family, multidrug resistance protein), protein MQPEQGLPQPQRTWAILTVFCGLIMAVLDGSIANIALPSISRELHSDPASTIWVVNAYQLTVTVCLLPLSSLGDILGYKRVYRAGLATFLVGSLLCALAVNLPMLVAARVLQGIGGAGIMSVNTALVRFIYPPTKLGRGIGLNALVVGVTIAVGPSLGALILAVASWQWLFAVNVPVAIFALALSRTALPATPPQPRDFDYPSAALSALVFGMFILSVDGLGHAGWRIAGGVGLAAAVALGWLLVRRQHGRAAPLVPVDLFASRAFTLAVGTSFCSFMTQMLAFVALPFYLEYQLGRSLQQTGLLITPWPLMVAVMAAVSGRLSDRYPASILAGVGLAMLAGGLVGLATLGPDASSLDIAWRMAMCGTGFGFFQSPNNRAMIGATPPERSGGASGAQATTRLLGQTTGTAVVALLFSLAPTGAARIALYVAAVVATLGAVISLSRLRDTNGVEPARTAVEPDA, encoded by the coding sequence ATGCAGCCAGAACAAGGCCTCCCCCAGCCACAGCGCACCTGGGCGATCCTCACCGTTTTCTGCGGCCTGATCATGGCCGTGCTCGATGGCTCGATCGCCAACATCGCCCTGCCGTCGATCTCGCGCGAGCTGCACTCCGACCCGGCCAGCACCATCTGGGTGGTCAACGCCTACCAGCTGACAGTGACCGTGTGCCTGCTGCCGCTGTCTTCGCTGGGCGATATCCTCGGCTACAAGCGCGTGTACCGCGCCGGGCTCGCAACCTTCCTGGTGGGCTCGCTGCTGTGCGCGCTGGCGGTCAACCTGCCGATGCTGGTGGCGGCACGCGTGCTGCAGGGCATCGGCGGTGCCGGCATCATGAGCGTCAATACCGCGCTGGTGCGGTTTATCTATCCGCCCACCAAGCTGGGCCGTGGCATCGGGCTGAACGCGCTGGTGGTGGGCGTGACCATCGCCGTGGGTCCGTCGCTCGGGGCGCTGATCCTGGCGGTGGCGAGCTGGCAGTGGCTGTTCGCGGTGAACGTGCCGGTGGCGATCTTCGCGCTGGCGCTGAGCCGCACCGCGCTGCCGGCGACGCCGCCACAGCCGCGCGATTTCGACTATCCCAGCGCGGCGCTGTCGGCGCTGGTGTTCGGCATGTTTATCCTCAGCGTGGACGGGCTCGGGCACGCCGGCTGGCGCATTGCCGGCGGCGTGGGGCTGGCCGCGGCCGTGGCGCTGGGCTGGCTGCTGGTGCGGCGCCAGCACGGACGGGCCGCGCCGCTGGTGCCGGTGGACCTGTTCGCCAGCCGCGCCTTTACGCTGGCGGTGGGCACGTCGTTCTGCTCGTTCATGACGCAGATGCTGGCCTTCGTGGCACTGCCCTTCTACCTGGAGTACCAGCTCGGCCGCTCGCTGCAGCAAACCGGGCTGCTGATCACGCCCTGGCCGCTGATGGTGGCGGTGATGGCGGCGGTATCGGGCCGGCTGTCGGACCGCTACCCGGCGAGCATCCTGGCCGGCGTCGGGCTGGCCATGCTGGCGGGCGGGCTGGTCGGGCTGGCGACGCTGGGGCCGGATGCGAGCAGCCTGGATATTGCCTGGCGCATGGCAATGTGCGGCACGGGCTTCGGTTTCTTCCAGTCGCCCAACAATCGCGCCATGATCGGCGCCACGCCGCCGGAGCGCAGCGGCGGCGCCAGCGGCGCGCAGGCGACCACGCGGCTGCTGGGTCAGACGACCGGCACGGCGGTGGTGGCGCTGTTGTTCAGCCTGGCGCCGACCGGAGCGGCACGTATCGCGCTGTATGTGGCGGCGGTCGTGGCGACGCTGGGGGCGGTGATCAGCCTGAGCCGGTTGCGGGACACGAATGGCGTGGAGCCCGCGCGCACGGCGGTGGAGCCGGACGCTTAG
- a CDS encoding hypothetical protein (K07677: rcsC; two-component system, NarL family, capsular synthesis sensor histidine kinase RcsC [EC:2.7.13.3]): MEACAPRLKVLDTAAESLRRIVNDVLDFSKIDAGKLRLINEPFRPIDALESLALTYAPMVAGRAIRFHLYLSPSLDVEVIGDRTRLVQVFNNLLSNAFKFTASGRITVSGDLRQDEHGTQRLVCRVSDSGIGMPPSLLARAFQPFVQGDAVSVSRHGGTGLGLSICARLCELMGGSIAVDSVQDVGSAFTVSIPLAPSPEPALSLDSRSGHVMVLYQDARTGDHLEAWLNAAGWRTNVLGSLAAVQETLHFKAPQVIVATDEYPLETLASLREATPITWCGSRWRARTVRTSVHPASWRSPGSATVRCLSAWRWRSTVRRRRPGTHRHSDCLHWPRQRRRQRSWSPRTTR; this comes from the coding sequence ATGGAAGCCTGTGCGCCGCGGCTCAAGGTGCTCGACACCGCGGCCGAGTCGTTGCGCCGCATCGTCAACGATGTGCTGGACTTCTCCAAGATCGATGCCGGCAAGCTCAGGCTGATCAACGAACCCTTCCGCCCCATCGATGCGCTGGAAAGCCTGGCGCTGACCTACGCGCCGATGGTGGCTGGCCGCGCAATCCGCTTCCACCTGTACCTGTCGCCATCGCTGGACGTGGAAGTCATCGGCGACCGCACGCGGCTGGTGCAGGTGTTCAACAACCTGCTCAGCAACGCCTTCAAGTTCACCGCCAGCGGCCGCATCACGGTCAGCGGCGATCTCCGCCAGGACGAGCACGGCACCCAACGGCTGGTCTGCCGCGTCAGCGACTCCGGCATCGGCATGCCGCCGTCGCTGCTCGCCCGCGCGTTCCAGCCGTTCGTGCAGGGCGATGCCGTCAGCGTCAGCCGCCATGGCGGCACCGGGCTGGGGCTGTCGATCTGCGCGCGGCTGTGCGAGCTGATGGGCGGCAGCATCGCGGTGGACAGCGTGCAGGACGTGGGCAGTGCCTTCACGGTGTCGATTCCGCTCGCGCCGTCGCCGGAACCGGCGCTGTCGCTCGATTCGCGGAGCGGCCATGTGATGGTGCTGTACCAGGACGCGCGCACCGGGGATCATCTCGAAGCGTGGCTGAATGCGGCGGGCTGGCGCACCAATGTGCTGGGCTCGCTGGCTGCGGTGCAGGAAACCCTGCATTTCAAGGCGCCCCAGGTCATCGTGGCCACCGACGAGTATCCGCTGGAGACGCTGGCCAGCCTGCGCGAGGCCACCCCGATCACGTGGTGTGGGTCACGCTGGAGGGCCCGCACCGTGCGCACCAGCGTGCACCCGGCGTCCTGGAGGTCACCGGGTTCAGCCACCGTGCGCTGCTTGAGTGCGTGGCGTTGGCGGTCGACAGTGCGGCGCCGGCGCCCGGGCACGCACCGCCACAGCGACTGCCTGCATTGGCCGCGGCAACGGCGGCGCCAACGATCCTGGTCGCCGAGGACAACCCGCTGA
- a CDS encoding hypothetical protein (K07648: arcB; two-component system, OmpR family, aerobic respiration control sensor histidine kinase ArcB [EC:2.7.13.3]): MVWVTLEGPHRAHQRAPGVLEVTGFSHRALLECVALAVDSAAPAPGHAPPQRLPALAAATAAPTILVAEDNPLNQTLITEQLQTLGCQPIVVGNGKQALAVLESTRVDAMLTDMHMPVMDGHELLSAVRAQHPCLPVLAFSAFTSESSEDWQQRGFSGYVAKPASLQDLQACLRGLPGLADIGGAGGGATGAGSGDAPVDMGGGRHGCRYR; the protein is encoded by the coding sequence GTGGTGTGGGTCACGCTGGAGGGCCCGCACCGTGCGCACCAGCGTGCACCCGGCGTCCTGGAGGTCACCGGGTTCAGCCACCGTGCGCTGCTTGAGTGCGTGGCGTTGGCGGTCGACAGTGCGGCGCCGGCGCCCGGGCACGCACCGCCACAGCGACTGCCTGCATTGGCCGCGGCAACGGCGGCGCCAACGATCCTGGTCGCCGAGGACAACCCGCTGAACCAGACCCTGATCACCGAGCAGCTGCAGACGCTCGGCTGCCAGCCGATCGTGGTCGGCAATGGCAAGCAGGCGCTGGCGGTGCTGGAAAGCACGCGTGTCGACGCGATGCTGACCGATATGCACATGCCGGTGATGGACGGCCACGAACTGCTGAGCGCGGTGCGCGCGCAGCATCCCTGCCTACCGGTGCTGGCCTTCAGCGCATTCACGAGCGAATCGTCCGAAGACTGGCAGCAGCGCGGATTCAGCGGGTACGTCGCCAAGCCGGCGTCGCTGCAGGACCTGCAGGCGTGCCTGCGCGGGCTGCCGGGGCTGGCGGACATCGGTGGCGCGGGGGGTGGCGCTACGGGCGCTGGCAGCGGGGACGCACCCGTGGATATGGGCGGGGGGCGCCACGGCTGCCGGTATCGATGA
- a CDS encoding blue-light sensor BLUF, with the protein MLVRLLYASRARQPIDAALLDAILATSLERNPRHGITGVLCHGNGMFLQALEGDRQDVSQLYQAIARDPRHHDVTLLHFEETCARDFAGWAMGQVNAARINTATLLKFSARAELDPYRTSGAASLALLKELIAGASVVSRTGERGRH; encoded by the coding sequence ATGCTAGTCCGCCTGCTCTATGCCAGCCGCGCCCGCCAGCCCATCGACGCCGCCCTCCTCGATGCGATCCTGGCCACCAGCCTCGAACGCAATCCGCGCCACGGCATCACCGGCGTGCTGTGCCATGGCAACGGCATGTTCCTCCAGGCGCTGGAAGGCGACCGGCAGGACGTGTCGCAGCTGTACCAGGCGATCGCGCGCGATCCCCGCCATCACGACGTGACGCTGCTGCATTTCGAGGAAACCTGCGCGCGCGACTTCGCCGGCTGGGCCATGGGCCAGGTCAATGCCGCGCGCATCAACACCGCCACGCTGCTGAAGTTCTCGGCGCGCGCCGAACTGGATCCATACCGCACCTCGGGCGCGGCCTCGCTGGCGCTGCTCAAGGAGCTGATCGCGGGCGCGTCGGTGGTCTCGCGCACCGGCGAACGCGGCCGTCACTGA
- a CDS encoding GTP cyclohydrolase (K01495: folE; GTP cyclohydrolase I [EC:3.5.4.16]), producing the protein MTSKDAAHRAKEFSPAEDHAHGKEHGAAPTVSSRIRARLQAAQERFHANDNIAPYLEPGEMEQLQTEVQARMEDVLRALVIDVDNDHNTQETARRVAKMYLKEIFAGRYAKAPAVTEFPNVGQLNELMIVGPLRVRSACSHHLCPIIGKLWVGVMPNQHSNLIGLSKYARLAEWIMCRPQIQEEAVAQVADLLQEKMNPDGLAIVMEAEHFCMHWRGVRDTDAKMTNSVMRGSFLKDDSLRREFLTLLNNNRG; encoded by the coding sequence ATGACCAGCAAGGACGCGGCGCACCGCGCGAAGGAATTCAGCCCGGCCGAAGACCACGCCCACGGCAAGGAGCATGGCGCGGCCCCCACCGTCTCGTCCCGCATCCGCGCCCGGCTGCAGGCCGCGCAGGAGCGCTTCCACGCCAACGACAATATCGCGCCCTACCTCGAGCCGGGTGAGATGGAACAGTTGCAGACCGAAGTGCAGGCGCGCATGGAAGACGTGCTGCGCGCGCTGGTGATCGACGTCGACAATGACCACAACACGCAGGAAACCGCGCGCCGGGTCGCCAAGATGTACCTGAAAGAGATCTTCGCCGGCCGCTATGCCAAGGCGCCGGCGGTGACCGAATTCCCCAACGTCGGCCAGCTCAACGAGCTGATGATCGTCGGCCCGCTGCGGGTGCGCAGTGCCTGCTCGCACCATCTGTGCCCGATCATCGGCAAGCTGTGGGTAGGCGTGATGCCGAACCAGCATTCCAACCTGATCGGCCTGTCCAAGTACGCGCGGCTGGCCGAATGGATCATGTGCCGGCCGCAGATCCAGGAAGAGGCGGTGGCGCAGGTGGCCGACCTGCTGCAGGAGAAGATGAACCCCGACGGCCTGGCCATCGTGATGGAGGCCGAGCACTTCTGCATGCACTGGCGCGGGGTGCGCGACACCGACGCCAAGATGACCAACAGCGTGATGCGCGGCTCGTTCCTGAAGGACGACAGCTTGCGCCGCGAATTCCTCACGCTGCTGAACAACAACCGCGGCTAG
- a CDS encoding IclR family transcriptional regulator: MKRTTTIPMPPPDAAHTLAPADAQAGAGGADDRNFVTALARGMELLRAFGPQDDYLGNAELSRRTGIPRPTVSRLTYTLATLGYLTYIEASEKYRLGQGAMVLGHRYVGGAGIREIAQPLMQSLAFATDCTVALAMPDRHAMVYLESCQPRGALVIRLAPGARLPMATSAIGRAWLAGLDADHREAALAELARHHGAGWPSVRAGIERALRDHARRGFCVAHAEWDRTVSGAAAPLRLAGSSEVLALNIGGAAARLSPEILEGNLGPRIRELAETLQARLWQPGGARASARVASAQPEPHTEPCNHASND; this comes from the coding sequence ATGAAGCGCACCACCACCATCCCGATGCCGCCCCCCGACGCCGCGCACACGCTGGCGCCGGCCGACGCGCAGGCGGGCGCTGGCGGCGCCGACGACCGCAACTTCGTCACGGCGCTGGCGCGCGGCATGGAGCTGCTGCGTGCCTTCGGCCCGCAGGACGACTACCTGGGCAATGCCGAGTTGTCGCGGCGCACCGGCATCCCGCGCCCGACCGTGTCGCGCCTCACCTATACGCTGGCCACGCTCGGCTACCTGACCTATATCGAGGCCAGCGAGAAATACCGCCTGGGGCAGGGCGCGATGGTGCTTGGCCACCGCTATGTGGGCGGGGCCGGCATCCGCGAGATCGCGCAGCCGCTGATGCAGTCGCTGGCGTTCGCCACCGATTGCACGGTGGCGCTGGCGATGCCAGACCGGCACGCCATGGTCTATCTGGAAAGCTGCCAGCCGCGCGGCGCGCTGGTGATCCGCCTGGCGCCCGGCGCGCGCCTGCCGATGGCGACCTCGGCGATCGGTCGCGCCTGGCTGGCGGGACTGGACGCCGACCACCGCGAGGCCGCGCTGGCCGAGCTGGCGCGTCACCACGGCGCGGGCTGGCCTAGCGTGCGCGCCGGCATCGAACGCGCGCTGCGCGACCACGCGCGGCGGGGCTTCTGCGTGGCGCATGCCGAATGGGACCGCACCGTCAGCGGCGCCGCCGCGCCGCTGCGGCTGGCCGGCAGCAGCGAGGTGCTGGCGCTGAATATCGGCGGGGCCGCGGCGCGGCTGTCGCCGGAAATCCTGGAAGGCAACCTGGGCCCGCGCATCCGCGAACTGGCCGAGACGCTGCAGGCGCGCCTGTGGCAGCCCGGCGGCGCGCGCGCGTCGGCCCGCGTTGCGTCGGCGCAGCCCGAACCCCACACCGAACCATGCAACCACGCGTCCAACGACTGA
- a CDS encoding MFS transporter → MRFGTLAAAMLATSALVGAAPALAQNWPAKPIRIVVGFPTGGAPDTLARIVSEKISPSWGQAVIVDNKPGAGGNIGAEAVAHAPADGYTLALGTVGTHSINGALYSKMQYDMVKDFAPVMLIASTPNVLVVNPGVPAKTTAELIALAKTKPGALTFGTPGVGTSPHVAGEMFNSMAGVKITHVPYKGRAMAIPDLLGGHITMMFDNLPSALPVVREGKLRALGITSAKRSASAPDIPTLAEQGLPGFEADSWFAVFAPANTPKEVVAKLNAEFNRIFTLPDVQAKLKTLGLDPILGSPEKLASYQRQEIAKWAKVVKESGAKAE, encoded by the coding sequence ATGCGTTTCGGCACCCTTGCCGCGGCAATGCTTGCCACATCCGCGCTGGTCGGCGCGGCCCCCGCGCTCGCACAAAACTGGCCCGCCAAGCCGATCCGGATCGTGGTCGGCTTCCCGACCGGCGGCGCGCCCGATACGCTGGCGCGCATCGTCTCGGAGAAGATCTCGCCATCGTGGGGCCAGGCCGTGATCGTGGACAACAAGCCCGGCGCGGGCGGCAATATCGGCGCCGAGGCGGTGGCGCACGCGCCGGCAGACGGCTACACGCTGGCACTGGGGACGGTCGGCACGCACTCGATCAACGGCGCGCTGTACAGCAAGATGCAGTACGACATGGTGAAGGACTTCGCGCCGGTCATGCTGATCGCCTCGACGCCCAACGTGCTGGTGGTCAACCCCGGCGTGCCGGCGAAGACCACGGCCGAACTGATCGCGCTGGCAAAGACCAAGCCCGGCGCGCTGACCTTCGGCACGCCCGGCGTCGGCACCTCGCCGCACGTGGCGGGCGAGATGTTCAATTCGATGGCCGGGGTCAAGATCACGCACGTGCCCTACAAGGGCCGCGCCATGGCCATCCCCGACCTGCTCGGCGGCCATATCACGATGATGTTCGACAACCTGCCGTCGGCGCTGCCGGTGGTGCGCGAAGGCAAGCTGCGCGCGCTGGGCATCACCAGCGCGAAGCGCTCGGCTTCAGCGCCGGATATCCCGACGCTCGCCGAGCAGGGCCTGCCGGGCTTCGAGGCCGATTCGTGGTTTGCGGTATTCGCGCCGGCCAACACGCCGAAGGAGGTGGTGGCGAAGCTCAATGCGGAGTTCAACCGCATCTTCACGCTGCCTGACGTGCAGGCCAAGCTGAAGACGCTGGGGCTGGACCCGATCCTGGGCTCGCCGGAGAAGCTGGCGTCGTACCAGCGCCAGGAGATCGCGAAGTGGGCGAAGGTGGTGAAGGAATCGGGGGCGAAGGCGGAGTAG
- a CDS encoding hypothetical protein (K01971: E6.5.1.1, lig; DNA ligase (ATP) [EC:6.5.1.1]) encodes MASRLPAAPTLAELQPMLLCERKTIPREPGWHYEIKYDGYRLLATTGGAPRLKSRNGANATTWFPELVTSLSQLPAGFILDGEVCVLDEIGRSDFERLHDRARRKGWYKGADAVVYCVFDLLVGKGKDLRGEPLERRKAALRKLLSAPAAGLLYVDSVEDGAWLYGHALTLGLEGVAGKRAGSVYRSGERSRDWIKIKRPGAVPPQRFSR; translated from the coding sequence ATGGCCAGCCGGCTGCCGGCGGCGCCCACGCTGGCCGAGCTCCAGCCGATGCTGCTGTGCGAGCGCAAGACCATCCCGCGTGAGCCCGGCTGGCACTATGAGATCAAGTACGACGGCTACCGGCTACTGGCCACCACTGGCGGCGCGCCGCGGCTAAAGTCCCGCAACGGGGCGAATGCGACCACCTGGTTTCCGGAGCTGGTGACCTCCCTCTCTCAACTGCCTGCCGGCTTCATCCTGGACGGCGAGGTGTGCGTGCTAGACGAGATCGGGCGCAGCGACTTCGAGCGGCTGCATGACCGAGCGCGGCGCAAGGGCTGGTACAAGGGCGCCGACGCAGTCGTCTACTGCGTCTTCGACCTGCTGGTCGGCAAGGGGAAGGATCTTCGAGGCGAGCCACTGGAACGGCGCAAAGCTGCGCTTCGCAAGCTCCTGAGCGCGCCAGCGGCTGGACTGCTCTACGTCGACAGCGTCGAGGACGGCGCCTGGCTTTACGGCCATGCGCTGACGCTGGGGCTGGAGGGGGTGGCGGGAAAGCGTGCCGGCTCTGTGTACCGGTCGGGCGAACGGTCGCGCGACTGGATAAAGATCAAACGGCCCGGAGCCGTGCCGCCACAGCGGTTCTCCCGCTAG
- a CDS encoding LuxR family transcriptional regulator (K07687: rcsB; two-component system, NarL family, captular synthesis response regulator RcsB): MHDRVIRVALADDHPLVVAALRGCLQRTAGVEITCECRNGTELLGALDKHPADIAITDFCMGHGDASLDGFNLLSRLARRHPRTRVVVISAQTNPAIIRRTMKLGVRAFVSKEDPLEDAVRACIHVALSDNSCFHSPSVRAILEHAALAGAPATELTQRELEVVRLYAQGFQLTDIASKLGRSVSTISSQKTVAMRKLGV; the protein is encoded by the coding sequence ATGCACGACCGAGTCATACGTGTCGCCCTGGCGGACGACCACCCGCTGGTCGTGGCCGCCCTGCGCGGCTGCCTGCAGCGCACCGCCGGCGTCGAAATCACTTGCGAATGCCGCAACGGCACCGAGTTGCTGGGCGCGCTGGACAAGCATCCGGCCGATATCGCCATCACCGATTTCTGCATGGGCCACGGCGATGCATCGCTGGACGGCTTCAACCTGCTGAGCCGGCTGGCGCGCCGCCATCCGCGCACGCGCGTGGTGGTGATCAGCGCCCAGACCAATCCCGCCATCATCCGCCGCACCATGAAGCTGGGCGTGCGCGCCTTCGTCAGCAAGGAAGACCCGCTGGAGGACGCGGTGCGCGCCTGCATCCACGTCGCGCTCAGCGACAACAGCTGCTTCCATTCGCCTTCGGTGCGGGCCATCCTGGAGCACGCCGCGCTCGCCGGTGCGCCTGCCACCGAACTCACGCAGCGCGAGCTGGAAGTGGTCAGGCTCTATGCGCAAGGCTTCCAGCTGACCGACATCGCCAGCAAGCTCGGCCGCTCGGTCAGCACGATCTCCAGCCAGAAGACCGTGGCCATGCGCAAGCTCGGCGTGTAG
- a CDS encoding dehydrogenase: MEVRNKTVVVTGAATGIGRALALAFAQAGARGVAVADLNAAGAATVAAEVQAAVPACDVFAQAVDVADAAAVQGLADEATRRFGQVDIFCSNAGIILRKGLEASADDWQRIWEINVMAHIHAARAVLPQMLERGDGYFVNTVSAAGLLSQIGSAPYAVTKHAAIGFAEWLSITYGDRGIKVSCICPQGVQTNMLFGEKGERKGFLQEGSVTAEHVAAVTLEGVADERFLILPHPEVLEYYRRKGQDYDRWLRGMRRLHDKVMQEFGGIAV; the protein is encoded by the coding sequence ATGGAAGTACGCAACAAGACCGTGGTGGTGACCGGCGCCGCCACCGGCATCGGACGCGCGCTGGCGCTGGCCTTTGCCCAGGCCGGCGCGCGCGGCGTGGCGGTGGCCGACCTGAACGCGGCGGGTGCCGCCACCGTGGCCGCCGAAGTCCAGGCCGCGGTGCCGGCGTGCGACGTGTTCGCACAGGCGGTCGACGTCGCCGATGCCGCCGCCGTGCAGGGCCTGGCCGACGAGGCCACGCGCCGCTTCGGCCAGGTCGATATCTTCTGCTCCAACGCCGGCATCATCCTGCGCAAGGGCCTGGAAGCGAGCGCCGACGACTGGCAGCGCATCTGGGAAATCAACGTGATGGCGCATATCCACGCGGCGCGCGCGGTGCTGCCGCAGATGCTGGAGCGCGGCGACGGCTATTTCGTCAATACGGTGTCGGCCGCGGGGCTGCTGTCGCAGATCGGCTCGGCGCCGTACGCGGTGACCAAGCATGCCGCCATCGGCTTTGCCGAATGGCTGTCGATCACCTACGGCGACCGTGGCATCAAGGTCAGCTGCATCTGCCCGCAAGGGGTGCAGACCAATATGCTGTTCGGCGAGAAGGGCGAGCGCAAGGGCTTCCTGCAGGAAGGCTCGGTCACCGCCGAGCATGTGGCCGCGGTGACACTGGAAGGCGTGGCCGACGAGCGCTTCCTGATCTTGCCGCACCCCGAGGTGCTTGAGTACTATCGCCGCAAGGGCCAGGACTACGACCGCTGGCTGCGCGGCATGCGGCGTCTGCATGACAAGGTGATGCAGGAGTTCGGCGGTATCGCGGTGTAG